Proteins encoded together in one Terriglobales bacterium window:
- a CDS encoding aminomethyltransferase family protein, which produces MPIGTAVHERTFPLCESLNYREWSGYYTVSAYEAHHEHEYNAIRNAAALIDITPLYKYMVTGKDATRFVNRVIARDIHKVATGQVIYTCWCDEQGKVIDDGTVSRLAENTYRWTAADPSLRWFQQNALGMDVQIEDISEQTAALALQGPTSGKLLEKVVEGADVKKLKYFRVTSGKLAGVPVDISRTGYTGDLGYEIWMPWQDAVKVWDALTAAGRGFDLHAAGMLALDVARVEAGLLLIEVDYLSSKKALIEAQKFSPYELGFARLVHLEKDNFVGRNALLEEQKRGGPARQLVGLEVDWPAVERLYEGTGLPAAAPAQASRVHVPVYRGGKQVGKATSTTWSPTLKKMIALGSVATADSKLGTRLEMEMTIEAVRHTVPVTVVKTPFFNPPRKTATPAW; this is translated from the coding sequence TTGCCCATCGGAACCGCAGTGCACGAGCGCACCTTCCCCCTGTGCGAAAGCCTGAACTATCGCGAGTGGTCGGGTTACTACACGGTGAGCGCCTACGAGGCGCACCACGAGCACGAGTACAACGCCATCCGCAACGCCGCCGCGCTCATCGACATCACGCCGCTCTACAAGTACATGGTCACCGGCAAGGACGCCACGCGCTTCGTCAACCGCGTCATCGCGCGCGATATCCACAAGGTCGCCACCGGCCAGGTCATCTACACCTGCTGGTGCGACGAGCAGGGCAAGGTCATCGACGACGGCACCGTCTCGCGCCTCGCCGAGAACACCTACCGCTGGACCGCCGCCGACCCCAGCCTGCGCTGGTTCCAGCAGAACGCGCTCGGCATGGACGTGCAGATCGAAGACATCTCCGAGCAGACCGCGGCGCTCGCGCTGCAGGGCCCGACCTCCGGCAAGCTGCTGGAGAAAGTCGTCGAAGGCGCCGACGTCAAGAAGCTCAAGTATTTCCGCGTCACCTCCGGCAAGCTCGCCGGCGTCCCCGTGGACATCTCGCGCACCGGCTACACCGGCGACCTCGGCTACGAGATCTGGATGCCGTGGCAGGACGCCGTCAAGGTCTGGGACGCGCTCACCGCCGCCGGACGCGGGTTCGACCTGCACGCCGCCGGCATGCTCGCGCTCGACGTCGCGCGCGTCGAGGCCGGCCTGCTCCTCATCGAGGTGGACTACCTCTCCAGCAAAAAGGCGCTCATCGAGGCGCAGAAGTTCTCGCCCTACGAGCTCGGCTTCGCGCGCCTCGTCCACCTGGAGAAGGATAACTTCGTCGGCCGCAACGCGCTGCTCGAGGAGCAGAAGCGCGGCGGCCCGGCGCGCCAGCTCGTCGGCCTGGAAGTCGACTGGCCCGCGGTCGAGCGCCTCTACGAAGGCACCGGCCTGCCCGCGGCCGCGCCCGCGCAGGCCTCGCGCGTGCATGTGCCCGTGTACCGCGGCGGCAAGCAGGTGGGCAAGGCGACCTCCACCACCTGGTCGCCGACCTTGAAGAAGATGATCGCGCTCGGTTCGGTCGCGACCGCCGACTCCAAGCTCGGCACGCGCCTCGAGATGGAGATGACCATCGAAGCGGTGCGCCATACCGTGCCGGTCACCGTGGTGAAGACGCCCTTCTTCAACCCTCCGCGCAAGACCGCCACGCCGGCCTGGTAA
- a CDS encoding NAD(P)/FAD-dependent oxidoreductase codes for MPSQKYDAIIIGGGHNGLVNAAYLARAGKKVLVLERRHVLGGAAVTEEIFPGFKFSVCSYVVSLLRPEIIRDLDLPRHGLEILPLDGTFTPMPNGDYLWRVNDHGKTRREIARHSRLDAEAYDEFGKTMLDMCRFVKPILNMVPPDPTKLSPKEIGKLLFVGKRFQQLGYEDKYNQVQLMTMSAVDYLDQWFETDVLKATMSASGIIGTFLGVRSPGTAYVLLHHYMGEIDGAFRAWGFARGGTGAISNAIADAAREFGAEIRTQAATAKILVKNGRAIGVALANGDEIYADVISSSVDPFNTFIRFLEPGQLPDEFLDEVKRYKYRGSSGKVNLALDALPDFKSMPGPGAHLRGAISISPTVDYMERAYDDAKYGRFSRRPYIDMVIPSLTDPSVAPPGKHVMSCFVQYAPYKLAEGNWDEQKEKFGDTVIDTIAEHAPNLRDIIIGRQVVTPLDLEREFGLTEGNIFQGELSLEQLFFLRPVPGWAQYRTPIKSLWMCGSATHPGGGIMGAPGRLAAIEMLKEMKQGAA; via the coding sequence GTGCCCAGCCAGAAATACGACGCGATCATCATCGGCGGCGGCCACAACGGCCTCGTGAACGCCGCGTATCTCGCGCGCGCCGGCAAGAAGGTGCTGGTGCTGGAGCGGCGGCACGTCCTGGGCGGCGCGGCCGTGACGGAAGAGATCTTCCCGGGCTTCAAGTTCTCGGTGTGCTCGTACGTGGTCTCTCTGCTGCGGCCGGAGATCATCCGCGACCTCGACCTGCCGCGGCACGGGCTCGAGATCCTGCCGCTCGACGGCACGTTCACCCCGATGCCGAACGGCGATTACCTGTGGCGGGTGAACGACCACGGCAAGACGCGCCGCGAGATCGCGCGGCACTCGCGGCTCGACGCCGAAGCGTACGACGAATTCGGCAAGACGATGCTCGACATGTGCCGCTTCGTCAAACCCATCCTCAACATGGTGCCGCCGGACCCGACGAAGCTCTCTCCGAAGGAGATCGGGAAGCTGCTGTTCGTGGGCAAGCGCTTCCAGCAGCTGGGCTACGAAGACAAGTACAACCAGGTGCAGCTCATGACCATGAGCGCGGTCGATTACCTGGACCAGTGGTTCGAGACCGACGTGCTGAAGGCCACGATGTCGGCGAGCGGTATCATCGGGACGTTCCTGGGCGTGCGCTCGCCGGGAACGGCGTACGTGCTGCTGCACCACTACATGGGGGAGATCGACGGCGCGTTCCGCGCGTGGGGTTTCGCGCGCGGCGGCACGGGCGCGATCTCGAACGCCATCGCCGACGCGGCGCGCGAGTTCGGAGCGGAGATCCGCACGCAGGCCGCGACCGCCAAGATCCTGGTGAAGAACGGCCGCGCCATCGGCGTGGCACTGGCCAACGGCGATGAGATCTACGCCGACGTCATCTCGTCGTCGGTCGACCCGTTCAACACCTTCATCCGCTTCCTCGAGCCCGGGCAGCTGCCCGACGAGTTCCTCGACGAGGTGAAGCGGTACAAGTACCGCGGGTCGTCGGGCAAGGTGAACCTGGCGCTCGACGCGCTGCCGGACTTCAAGAGCATGCCGGGACCGGGCGCGCACCTGCGCGGCGCCATCTCCATCTCGCCCACCGTGGACTACATGGAGCGGGCGTACGACGACGCGAAGTACGGGCGGTTCTCGCGCCGGCCGTACATCGACATGGTGATCCCGTCGCTGACGGACCCGTCGGTCGCGCCGCCGGGCAAGCACGTGATGTCGTGCTTCGTGCAGTACGCGCCCTACAAGCTGGCGGAAGGGAACTGGGACGAGCAGAAAGAGAAGTTCGGCGACACCGTGATCGACACCATCGCCGAACATGCGCCGAACCTGCGCGACATCATCATCGGGCGCCAGGTCGTGACGCCGCTCGACCTGGAGCGCGAGTTCGGGCTGACCGAGGGCAACATCTTCCAGGGCGAGCTGTCGCTGGAGCAGCTGTTCTTCCTGCGGCCGGTGCCGGGCTGGGCGCAGTACCGCACGCCCATCAAGTCGCTGTGGATGTGCGGCTCGGCCACGCATCCGGGCGGCGGCATCATGGGCGCGCCGGGCCGGCTGGCCGCCATCGAGATGCTCAAAGAGATGAAGCAAGGAGCCGCGTAG
- a CDS encoding DoxX family protein, whose protein sequence is MRFFDRLQPLALLLARLVLGVIMTVHGYPKVFGGLQQFAGTVSGFGFPGWMGYLAAFTEFLGGLFLIFGILTRFAALGTLCMMIVAIWKVHWKNGFVGQGNYQFPLALAVLSLLFVAFGGGPFSLDRWLFRPDGPPRRPKA, encoded by the coding sequence TTGCGTTTCTTCGATCGCCTGCAACCGCTCGCCCTGCTGCTCGCGCGCCTCGTCCTCGGCGTCATCATGACGGTGCACGGCTACCCGAAGGTCTTCGGCGGATTGCAGCAGTTCGCCGGCACCGTGAGCGGCTTCGGCTTTCCCGGATGGATGGGCTACCTCGCCGCCTTCACCGAGTTCCTTGGCGGCCTCTTCCTCATCTTCGGCATCCTCACCCGCTTCGCCGCGCTCGGCACCTTGTGCATGATGATCGTGGCGATCTGGAAGGTGCACTGGAAGAACGGCTTTGTCGGCCAGGGCAACTACCAGTTCCCGCTCGCGCTCGCGGTGCTCTCGCTGCTCTTCGTCGCCTTCGGCGGCGGACCGTTCTCGCTCGACCGCTGGCTCTTCCGTCCCGACGGCCCGCCCAGGCGTCCCAAGGCATGA
- a CDS encoding c-type cytochrome, which translates to MRIIAAFVIILALSCGAFAGGPPATYSKSCQSCHGADGNPSAAGAKMGAPAFSSAEVQKMSDDQLAKSILTSEGHAKFPHNYSAKGMTPEQAKEIVGFIRTLKK; encoded by the coding sequence ATGAGAATCATTGCAGCATTCGTAATCATCCTCGCATTATCCTGCGGCGCGTTCGCAGGCGGGCCACCGGCCACGTACAGCAAGAGCTGCCAGAGCTGCCACGGGGCGGACGGGAATCCGTCGGCCGCCGGGGCGAAGATGGGAGCGCCGGCGTTCAGTTCGGCCGAGGTGCAGAAGATGTCGGACGACCAGCTCGCGAAGTCGATCCTGACGTCGGAGGGACACGCGAAGTTCCCGCACAACTATTCGGCGAAGGGTATGACGCCGGAGCAGGCGAAAGAGATCGTGGGTTTCATCCGCACACTGAAGAAGTAG